One window from the genome of Paracoccus zhejiangensis encodes:
- the arsB gene encoding ACR3 family arsenite efflux transporter: MSIFERYLTVWVGLAMIAGVLIGQGAPWLVQAIAATEVASVNLVVAVLIWAMVYPMMVGVDFGAVAGVARQPKGLLVTLAVNWLIKPFTMAFLAVLFFDHVFAPLISPEDAAQYTAGLILLGAAPCTAMVFVWSQLTKGDATYTLVQVSVNDLVMVVAFAPIVAFLLGVTDLSVPWETLLLATVLYVVLPLGAGLITRRKLGSKAAIDAFSAQVKPWSMVGLIATVAILFGLQGETILAKPTVILLIAVPIIIQSYGIFALAYGAAFALKVPHQIAAPCALIGTSNFFELAVAVAISLFGLNSGAALATVVGVLVEVPVMLSLVAFANRTRARFPEPAA; this comes from the coding sequence ATGAGTATTTTCGAACGCTACCTGACCGTCTGGGTCGGTCTCGCGATGATTGCCGGTGTCCTGATTGGTCAGGGCGCACCCTGGCTTGTGCAGGCCATTGCCGCGACCGAGGTCGCGAGCGTGAACCTTGTCGTGGCCGTGCTGATCTGGGCCATGGTTTACCCAATGATGGTGGGCGTGGACTTCGGCGCGGTCGCCGGTGTCGCGCGCCAACCCAAGGGGCTTTTGGTTACGCTGGCCGTCAACTGGCTGATCAAGCCTTTCACCATGGCGTTTCTGGCCGTGTTGTTCTTTGACCATGTCTTCGCGCCGCTGATTTCTCCCGAAGATGCCGCCCAGTATACGGCGGGGCTGATCCTGCTCGGGGCCGCACCCTGCACGGCGATGGTTTTCGTCTGGTCGCAGCTGACCAAGGGAGACGCCACCTACACGCTCGTGCAGGTCTCGGTGAATGATCTGGTCATGGTGGTGGCCTTCGCGCCGATTGTGGCCTTCCTTCTGGGCGTGACGGACCTCTCTGTGCCGTGGGAAACGCTTTTGCTGGCCACGGTGCTCTATGTTGTCCTGCCGCTTGGAGCCGGTCTGATCACACGCCGCAAGCTGGGCTCCAAGGCGGCCATCGACGCGTTTTCGGCGCAGGTAAAGCCGTGGTCCATGGTCGGGCTGATTGCTACCGTCGCAATCCTCTTCGGCCTTCAGGGAGAAACGATCCTCGCCAAGCCGACGGTGATTCTGCTGATTGCGGTGCCGATCATCATCCAGAGCTACGGCATCTTCGCCCTGGCCTATGGCGCAGCCTTCGCCCTCAAGGTGCCGCACCAGATCGCCGCGCCCTGCGCCCTGATCGGAACATCGAACTTCTTCGAACTGGCGGTTGCGGTTGCCATCTCGCTCTTTGGCCTGAACTCCGGCGCAGCGCTGGCCACGGTGGTAGGCGTGCTGGTTGAGGTGCCAGTGATGTTGTCGCTCGTGGCCTTTGCCAATCGCACCCGCGCACGCTTTCCCGAGCCTGCGGCATGA
- the arsC gene encoding arsenate reductase (glutaredoxin) (This arsenate reductase requires both glutathione and glutaredoxin to convert arsenate to arsenite, after which the efflux transporter formed by ArsA and ArsB can extrude the arsenite from the cell, providing resistance.) has translation MSIVIHHNPDCGTSRNVLAFLRATGEEPVVIEYLKEGWTRPQLLALFAAAGLNPRSALRETKSPAEALGLLEPGASDDTLLNAMIEHPILVNRPIVCTPKGVRLCRPSETVLDLLDRLPPGPLFKEDGEMILNEEGERLA, from the coding sequence ATGAGCATCGTCATCCATCACAATCCGGATTGCGGGACCTCCCGCAATGTTCTGGCCTTTCTTCGAGCGACCGGCGAGGAGCCGGTCGTCATCGAGTATCTGAAGGAAGGCTGGACGCGTCCTCAGCTCCTGGCCCTGTTCGCCGCGGCAGGACTGAACCCGCGGAGCGCCCTGCGGGAAACGAAATCGCCCGCAGAGGCGCTCGGGCTTCTGGAACCGGGTGCCTCTGATGACACGCTCCTGAATGCGATGATCGAACACCCGATCCTGGTGAACCGGCCCATTGTTTGCACGCCCAAGGGGGTGCGCCTGTGCCGCCCCTCTGAAACCGTTCTCGACCTTCTGGACCGGTTGCCGCCCGGACCGCTGTTCAAGGAGGACGGAGAAATGATCCTGAACGAAGAAGGAGAACGGCTTGCCTGA
- the arsH gene encoding arsenical resistance protein ArsH, whose amino-acid sequence MPETPNLDDTLLRQPDSDTLFPATRCIHPPLILMLYGSLRERSFSRLAAEEAARILERLGAEVRFFDPRDLPLPDSVGTDHPKVAELRDLVQWCEGMVWSSPERHGAMTGIMKAQIDWIPLSLGSVRPTQGKTLAVMQVSGGSQSFNTVNQLRILGRWMRLLTIPNQSSVAKAWNEFEEDGRMKPSPYYDRIVDVMEELVKFTLLTRDIRDHLVDRYSERKESHAELSARVNLKTI is encoded by the coding sequence TTGCCTGAAACGCCGAACCTGGACGACACGCTGCTACGCCAGCCAGACTCGGACACGCTTTTCCCTGCTACCCGCTGCATCCACCCACCGCTCATCCTGATGCTCTATGGATCGCTGCGCGAGCGCAGCTTCTCGCGTCTTGCAGCCGAAGAGGCGGCGCGCATTCTCGAACGCCTCGGGGCTGAGGTGCGGTTCTTCGATCCCCGTGATCTGCCGCTGCCTGACAGTGTCGGGACCGATCACCCCAAGGTGGCGGAGCTGCGCGATCTGGTGCAGTGGTGCGAAGGCATGGTCTGGTCCTCGCCCGAACGCCACGGGGCCATGACCGGCATCATGAAGGCGCAGATCGACTGGATTCCGCTCTCGCTCGGCTCCGTGCGCCCGACGCAGGGCAAGACGCTGGCGGTGATGCAGGTCTCAGGCGGGTCACAGAGCTTCAACACGGTCAACCAGCTGCGCATCCTCGGGCGCTGGATGCGCCTGCTCACCATCCCGAACCAATCCTCGGTTGCCAAGGCTTGGAATGAATTCGAGGAAGACGGGCGGATGAAACCCTCGCCCTATTACGACCGGATCGTGGACGTGATGGAGGAGCTGGTGAAGTTCACCCTTCTGACGCGCGACATCCGCGATCATCTGGTCGACCGCTATTCCGAGCGGAAGGAAAGCCATGCCGAACTGTCGGCGCGGGTGAACCTCAAGACGATCTAA
- a CDS encoding ArsR/SmtB family transcription factor, with amino-acid sequence MDVDARKIWRASISMNIETASRQLDALGNATRLRIYRTLVRAGESGAPVGRVQDTLGLPASTLSHHLKKLLDVGLIRQERSGNTLHCHAEYPAMKALVGFLVDECCADEAASGK; translated from the coding sequence ATGGATGTTGACGCCCGCAAGATTTGGCGCGCATCTATTTCCATGAACATCGAAACAGCTTCCCGCCAACTCGACGCCCTCGGCAACGCGACGCGTCTGCGCATCTACCGGACACTCGTGCGCGCCGGTGAAAGCGGCGCTCCAGTCGGTCGGGTGCAAGACACTCTTGGGCTTCCGGCATCGACCCTGTCGCATCACCTGAAAAAGCTGCTCGACGTCGGTTTGATCCGCCAGGAGCGCAGCGGCAACACGCTCCATTGCCACGCCGAATATCCGGCGATGAAGGCGTTGGTGGGCTTTTTGGTCGACGAGTGCTGCGCGGATGAGGCCGCGTCAGGCAAATGA
- a CDS encoding MFS transporter, with translation MTLSRAKVVSSLGIVQIFAWGSSYYLLAPLAGAIADDTGWGHAMISAGVSVALLMSGLTAPKIGRWIGRSGGRKTLCLGMAFMAIGLFLLSMAHAPWVYLLAWSVLGCGMAAGLYDAAFSVLGAAYGRDARSAITQLTLWGGFASTVCWPLSAWLVESIGWRTTCLLYAGIHIFGTLPLCWWALPHASATHSATMHEPVRRSEVGVRRADIRFLCIVVAGVTLTLLATIWSIHMVTILTAGGYTTAAAIAVGTLIGPSQVGARVVEMMGGGRHHPIWTMLAATMLVFVGFLGLQMGFPAAAALVAYGAGNGLWSIARGALPLALYGPEHYGALMGRLARPMLLAGAAAPTLGALLIDKVGAETTMVLLAATAIVPFSMAFLIHVDLMRERRSPEFL, from the coding sequence ATGACGCTGTCACGCGCAAAAGTCGTGTCATCGCTCGGGATCGTCCAGATCTTCGCATGGGGCAGCAGCTATTACCTGCTGGCACCGCTGGCCGGTGCGATCGCAGACGATACCGGCTGGGGCCATGCCATGATTTCCGCCGGTGTATCGGTTGCCTTGCTCATGTCAGGTCTGACGGCACCGAAAATCGGCCGCTGGATCGGCCGGAGCGGTGGCAGAAAGACCCTCTGCCTCGGGATGGCCTTCATGGCCATTGGTCTGTTCCTTCTCAGCATGGCGCACGCCCCATGGGTCTACCTGCTCGCTTGGAGCGTCCTCGGTTGCGGGATGGCTGCCGGGCTCTACGACGCCGCCTTCTCCGTCCTGGGTGCCGCCTATGGACGTGATGCGCGATCCGCGATCACGCAACTGACCCTCTGGGGCGGCTTTGCCAGTACCGTGTGCTGGCCGCTTTCGGCTTGGCTGGTCGAAAGCATCGGCTGGCGCACAACCTGTCTGCTCTATGCTGGCATCCACATCTTCGGAACGCTGCCCCTTTGCTGGTGGGCCTTGCCGCATGCTTCCGCCACGCACTCAGCAACGATGCATGAACCAGTGCGCCGATCGGAAGTTGGCGTTCGCCGCGCCGATATCAGGTTCCTCTGTATCGTCGTCGCAGGCGTCACGCTGACTCTTCTTGCGACCATCTGGTCCATTCACATGGTGACGATCCTGACCGCCGGGGGCTACACCACGGCTGCAGCGATCGCGGTCGGTACTTTGATCGGGCCATCCCAAGTCGGTGCCCGCGTCGTCGAAATGATGGGAGGGGGCCGACATCACCCGATATGGACCATGCTTGCAGCGACCATGCTCGTTTTCGTCGGCTTCCTGGGGCTGCAGATGGGATTTCCAGCTGCCGCCGCTCTCGTCGCATACGGGGCCGGAAATGGCCTTTGGTCCATCGCGCGCGGTGCTCTTCCGCTCGCGCTCTACGGTCCGGAGCACTATGGCGCTCTAATGGGACGTTTGGCTCGCCCGATGCTGTTGGCTGGCGCTGCCGCCCCGACGCTTGGGGCATTGCTCATTGACAAGGTCGGCGCCGAAACGACGATGGTCCTTCTCGCCGCAACGGCCATCGTCCCGTTCTCGATGGCATTCTTGATCCATGTGGACTTGATGCGGGAGCGGCGCAGCCCAGAATTCCTATAG
- a CDS encoding MliC family protein, with protein sequence MRFVSSIAITVALASAASADVSFSLGFDTEDMAIRTIEYECDKGQPFVVHYFTSESDVLALVPVDEDHRVFVNVVSASGARYVSGRYEWWTKGENVTLTDTIKEESLLQCTPNNE encoded by the coding sequence ATGCGCTTTGTGTCAAGTATTGCGATAACTGTCGCATTAGCTTCGGCCGCGTCGGCGGACGTCTCGTTTTCGCTCGGCTTTGATACCGAAGACATGGCGATACGCACGATAGAATACGAATGCGACAAAGGGCAACCGTTCGTCGTGCACTATTTCACTTCAGAATCCGACGTGCTGGCACTGGTGCCAGTGGATGAAGATCATCGTGTATTCGTCAACGTGGTCTCCGCCTCAGGCGCCCGTTACGTGTCTGGGCGGTACGAATGGTGGACAAAGGGTGAGAATGTCACGCTGACCGATACGATCAAGGAAGAGTCCCTGCTGCAATGCACACCAAACAATGAGTGA
- a CDS encoding helix-turn-helix domain-containing protein, producing MPISPPYFETVAIPPDRSLHVFDRRLPEFPFNWHYHPEFELTLTVNSRGLCFVGDHVGPYNDGDLVLIAPNLPHAFQSQNLIEIAGDHRAIVCWFTSDWITSLIGLVPELSPVTPLLAQARRGLRFGAQTSAQLRDRILQLGQIDSVDQVIAFQAILATLSGSTDRVPLASGEVTVSEMPRDRARMQKVLDHLHAHYDEPVRLAPLCDLVHLTESQLQRIFKRSARMSISAYVLQLRLGRACQMLMQTDSPVGLIATECGFSDAADFARRFRNARNMTPTAFRTAIRGQELKSVPKRGRSVRQSPQT from the coding sequence ATGCCCATATCGCCACCCTACTTCGAGACCGTTGCCATCCCGCCGGACCGGTCCCTGCATGTCTTCGACCGCCGCCTGCCAGAGTTTCCGTTCAACTGGCATTACCATCCGGAATTCGAGTTGACCCTCACGGTGAACAGCCGCGGATTGTGCTTTGTGGGAGATCATGTCGGGCCCTACAACGATGGCGATCTTGTCCTGATCGCCCCCAATCTGCCGCACGCGTTTCAATCCCAAAACCTGATCGAGATTGCCGGCGACCATCGCGCCATTGTGTGCTGGTTCACCAGTGACTGGATCACCAGCCTGATCGGTCTGGTGCCAGAGCTTTCGCCCGTCACGCCGCTGCTTGCGCAGGCCCGGCGTGGATTGCGGTTCGGCGCACAAACGTCGGCGCAACTGCGAGACCGGATCCTGCAACTGGGTCAGATTGACAGCGTGGATCAGGTGATTGCCTTCCAAGCCATCCTTGCGACCTTGTCAGGATCTACTGACCGAGTGCCGCTGGCCAGCGGAGAGGTTACCGTCAGCGAGATGCCGCGCGACCGGGCGCGGATGCAGAAGGTGCTGGACCATTTGCATGCCCATTACGATGAACCGGTGCGGCTGGCCCCGCTGTGTGATCTTGTGCATCTGACCGAAAGTCAGCTGCAACGGATCTTCAAGCGCAGCGCCCGCATGTCCATCAGCGCCTATGTGCTGCAACTGCGGCTTGGCCGGGCGTGCCAAATGCTGATGCAGACCGACAGCCCCGTGGGCCTGATCGCAACCGAGTGCGGTTTCTCCGATGCCGCCGACTTCGCGCGACGCTTTCGCAATGCCCGCAACATGACGCCAACGGCGTTCCGGACCGCAATCAGGGGGCAGGAGCTGAAATCTGTGCCAAAGCGAGGTCGGTCCGTCCGCCAAAGCCCGCAGACATAG
- a CDS encoding GMC oxidoreductase — MAHQLAGSGAKILILERGDDLPNEPQNSDAEAVFVQSRYKTTDEWVDAKRAPYRPGQYYYVGGHTKFYGTAMFRFRESDFTHTQIDGATSPAWPVSYADLAPYYAAAERLYGVRGAAGVDPTEPPRDAFPHAAIPHEPVIAALSDRLRAQGLHPFAMPSAIDYGPDGTCRRCGTCDAFACRFDAKGDADKRVLRPLLAHSDVRLDRNAKVTRLITDGEGKHIVAAEVLRSGEILRVEAQVFALCAGAINSALILLRSACEAAPDGIANRSDVVGRYLMNHHLTGLMGVKPFTTNTTKFPKTLSLNDFYHGLPDDPDARGNIQMLGNIQGAMIRATYPRTPRAAADWLGRHSVDVLAMGEDLPDRESRVRLLDGDRVQVDYRPGGRAAHDRFVRHVRHVLRRAGFPVVLRHSFGIQAPSHQCGTVRMGDDPATSALNAMCRAHDHPNLYVVDAGFFPSSAALNPALTIAAQALRVGAHLRNARAI; from the coding sequence GTGGCGCATCAACTCGCAGGCAGCGGCGCAAAAATCCTGATCCTCGAACGCGGCGACGATCTGCCGAATGAGCCGCAGAACAGCGATGCAGAGGCGGTTTTCGTCCAGTCCCGATACAAGACGACGGATGAATGGGTGGACGCGAAGCGGGCACCCTATCGGCCCGGTCAATACTACTATGTCGGCGGGCATACGAAGTTCTACGGCACTGCGATGTTCCGGTTCCGCGAAAGTGATTTCACGCACACGCAGATCGATGGCGCCACATCCCCCGCCTGGCCGGTCAGCTACGCCGATCTTGCGCCATACTACGCCGCAGCCGAACGCCTGTATGGCGTGCGCGGCGCGGCAGGTGTCGATCCGACCGAGCCGCCCCGCGATGCCTTCCCCCACGCCGCGATCCCGCACGAGCCGGTGATTGCCGCGCTGTCGGATCGGTTGCGCGCCCAGGGCCTGCACCCATTTGCGATGCCATCTGCAATCGATTATGGCCCCGATGGCACCTGCCGGCGCTGCGGCACCTGCGATGCCTTTGCCTGCCGGTTCGACGCCAAGGGTGACGCGGATAAGCGCGTGCTCCGCCCACTTTTGGCGCATTCGGACGTGCGGCTGGACCGCAACGCAAAGGTTACGCGACTGATCACCGATGGCGAGGGCAAGCATATCGTCGCCGCTGAGGTGCTCCGGTCCGGAGAGATCCTGCGCGTGGAAGCGCAGGTCTTCGCCCTCTGCGCGGGGGCGATCAATTCCGCTCTGATCCTGCTGCGGTCCGCCTGTGAGGCGGCACCGGACGGAATTGCCAACCGGTCCGACGTCGTGGGCCGATACCTGATGAACCATCACCTGACCGGGCTGATGGGGGTGAAGCCTTTCACTACAAACACCACGAAGTTCCCCAAAACCCTGTCGTTGAATGACTTCTACCACGGTTTGCCAGATGATCCCGATGCGCGCGGCAACATCCAGATGCTCGGCAATATCCAGGGTGCGATGATCCGTGCAACGTATCCCAGAACGCCGCGTGCCGCGGCCGACTGGTTGGGCCGCCATTCCGTCGACGTGCTGGCGATGGGCGAGGATCTGCCCGACCGCGAGAGCCGCGTGCGCCTTCTGGACGGTGACCGGGTGCAGGTCGATTACCGCCCCGGCGGGCGGGCCGCCCATGACCGGTTCGTGCGCCATGTCAGGCATGTGCTGCGCCGGGCAGGGTTCCCGGTCGTTCTGCGTCACAGCTTCGGCATTCAGGCCCCCTCGCACCAATGCGGCACGGTGCGGATGGGCGATGATCCGGCGACATCAGCCCTAAACGCCATGTGCCGCGCGCATGATCATCCGAACCTTTACGTGGTGGACGCGGGGTTCTTTCCCTCATCCGCCGCGCTGAACCCCGCCCTGACCATCGCAGCCCAGGCGCTTCGGGTCGGGGCGCATCTACGCAATGCCCGCGCCATCTGA
- a CDS encoding shikimate dehydrogenase family protein, protein MNFLLPLTGSFAQPAAENPTVAMIEAAYRHHGLDWRYINVEVSPDDLADAVRGARAMGWRGFNCSIPHKVAVIDHLDGLGKSAEIIGAVNTIVRDGDRLIG, encoded by the coding sequence ATGAACTTCCTGTTGCCCCTGACGGGTTCCTTCGCACAACCCGCAGCCGAGAACCCGACCGTCGCGATGATCGAGGCCGCCTACCGCCATCACGGTCTCGATTGGCGCTACATCAACGTCGAGGTCTCGCCCGACGATCTGGCGGACGCGGTGCGCGGCGCGCGGGCGATGGGCTGGCGCGGCTTCAACTGTTCCATCCCGCACAAGGTCGCCGTGATCGACCACCTCGATGGGTTGGGAAAATCGGCCGAGATCATAGGAGCCGTCAATACCATCGTGCGCGACGGTGACCGGCTGATCGGTTAA
- a CDS encoding shikimate dehydrogenase family protein — MDPAGKSVVLFGAGGAARAVAVEMALAGATRITVVNRSAERGRVVVDLLNDRTDTQASYTSWEGTFVVPSGSDIVIHATSVGLYPDVDAMPDIDTDSLTPEMVVADGIHNPPLTRLIQAAKDRGCKTVDGLGMLVQQGVIGVKYWTGVDVDPHVMRQALLDLEL, encoded by the coding sequence GTGGATCCGGCGGGCAAATCCGTCGTCCTGTTCGGTGCGGGCGGTGCGGCGCGGGCGGTTGCGGTCGAGATGGCGCTGGCCGGCGCCACGCGGATCACCGTCGTCAACCGCAGCGCGGAGCGGGGGCGAGTGGTCGTCGATCTGCTGAACGACCGCACGGACACGCAGGCAAGCTACACGTCGTGGGAGGGCACATTCGTCGTGCCGTCCGGCTCGGATATCGTGATTCATGCCACATCCGTCGGTCTGTATCCCGACGTCGACGCAATGCCCGACATCGACACCGACAGCCTGACGCCCGAGATGGTCGTTGCCGACGGCATTCACAACCCGCCCCTGACACGCCTGATTCAGGCCGCCAAGGATCGCGGCTGTAAGACCGTCGACGGGCTCGGGATGCTGGTGCAGCAGGGCGTGATTGGAGTGAAATACTGGACCGGTGTGGATGTCGATCCGCACGTCATGCGGCAGGCGCTGCTGGATCTCGAATTGTAG
- a CDS encoding serine hydrolase domain-containing protein: MGHKFNADSVLNGVVTSDPRVPGVVAMVTDREKNIYEGAAGVRRIDGDTAMTTDDVFAIFSTTKAITATAALQLVEEGKLDLDAPASDYAPDIGKLKVIDGFDDAGEPILRDPKRPITTKHLLLHTAGFGYDFFSETYNRLAQEKGQPSVITASKASLMTPLQFDPGDKWEYGTNIDWCGQVVEGITDKRLGEVFQSRIFEPLGIEDMTFELNDSLRKRLAGMHARGEDGSLTPMDFELPDRPEIHMGGHGLYGTVGDYMKFIRMWLNDGMGPNGRVLKPETVVMAEKNHLGEKKIGMLPGVIPSLSNDAEFFPGLLKSWSYSFMVNDEAAPTGRPAGALGWAGLANLFYWIDRANGFGGFWATQILPFGDPVSFVGYMDFESAFYASLKSAKAA, translated from the coding sequence ATGGGCCACAAATTCAACGCTGATTCCGTCCTGAATGGTGTCGTGACGTCCGATCCACGCGTGCCCGGCGTCGTGGCGATGGTCACGGACCGCGAGAAGAACATCTACGAAGGTGCCGCGGGTGTCCGCCGGATCGACGGTGACACGGCGATGACCACCGACGACGTCTTCGCGATCTTCTCGACCACGAAGGCTATCACCGCGACGGCCGCGTTGCAGCTTGTCGAGGAGGGCAAGCTCGACCTAGACGCACCGGCGAGCGACTACGCGCCCGATATCGGAAAGCTCAAGGTGATCGACGGCTTCGACGACGCCGGCGAGCCGATCCTGCGCGACCCGAAACGCCCGATCACGACGAAGCACCTGCTGCTCCATACCGCCGGCTTTGGATACGACTTCTTCTCCGAAACCTACAACCGGCTTGCGCAGGAGAAGGGCCAGCCCAGCGTCATCACCGCATCGAAGGCCTCGTTGATGACGCCCTTGCAGTTCGACCCGGGCGACAAGTGGGAATACGGCACCAACATCGACTGGTGCGGGCAGGTGGTCGAGGGGATCACCGACAAGCGTCTGGGCGAAGTCTTCCAGAGTCGGATCTTCGAGCCGCTCGGGATTGAAGACATGACCTTCGAGTTGAACGACAGTCTCCGCAAGCGGCTTGCGGGCATGCATGCGCGCGGGGAAGACGGCTCGCTGACACCGATGGACTTCGAGCTGCCCGATAGGCCCGAGATCCACATGGGCGGGCACGGCCTATACGGCACGGTCGGCGACTACATGAAGTTCATCCGCATGTGGCTGAACGACGGCATGGGGCCGAACGGGCGCGTCCTGAAGCCCGAGACGGTGGTGATGGCCGAGAAGAACCACCTTGGCGAGAAGAAGATCGGCATGTTGCCGGGGGTGATCCCGTCCCTGTCGAACGACGCCGAGTTCTTCCCGGGCCTTTTGAAGTCATGGTCCTATAGCTTCATGGTGAACGACGAGGCAGCCCCCACAGGTCGGCCGGCAGGGGCGTTGGGCTGGGCGGGGCTCGCGAACCTGTTTTACTGGATCGATAGGGCGAACGGGTTCGGAGGCTTCTGGGCGACACAGATTCTCCCATTCGGAGATCCCGTCTCCTTCGTCGGCTACATGGACTTCGAAAGCGCCTTCTACGCCTCGCTCAAGTCTGCAAAAGCTGCCTGA